The Ammoniphilus sp. CFH 90114 genome contains a region encoding:
- a CDS encoding NAD(P)/FAD-dependent oxidoreductase, which translates to MMYDCIIVGGGIAGIQAAIQLGRYQHQTLVIDSGYGRSTLCRRYHNLLGWPDGVSGEHLRSLGIKQAKDLGVTFVQDLIVKAQTSQQAFVMQGKTGRDYKCKRLLLSTGVMDRIPEDLYSLVPCLGLSVFICPDCDGYEIRDQHAVVLGAGNTGARMALTLTYWTQEITYINHEKKPVDLEYRKQMDGKGIRLINERIKTMDIVNGHGLIKLGLETEEVIHTEGTFIAFGGNEVKTDLAAQLGVERLENKHILVDPRTKMTNIQHIWAAGDIVAHSEQVSIAMGEGAQAAIWIHKSLLKEK; encoded by the coding sequence ATGATGTATGATTGTATCATTGTGGGCGGAGGGATTGCTGGGATCCAAGCAGCTATACAACTAGGAAGATACCAACATCAAACACTAGTTATTGATTCAGGGTATGGGAGATCGACCCTATGCAGGCGTTACCATAATCTCTTGGGCTGGCCAGATGGAGTCAGTGGCGAACACCTTCGTTCGCTTGGGATCAAGCAAGCGAAAGACCTAGGGGTAACCTTTGTACAGGACTTGATTGTCAAAGCCCAAACCAGCCAACAAGCCTTCGTAATGCAAGGTAAAACAGGAAGAGATTATAAATGTAAAAGACTATTGTTATCTACGGGCGTGATGGACCGCATCCCGGAGGATCTCTACAGCCTAGTCCCTTGTTTGGGGTTGAGTGTATTTATCTGTCCTGACTGCGACGGGTATGAGATTAGGGATCAACATGCTGTTGTTTTAGGTGCAGGTAATACGGGTGCTCGTATGGCTCTAACCCTAACTTATTGGACGCAGGAAATTACCTATATAAACCACGAAAAGAAACCAGTAGATCTTGAATATCGGAAGCAAATGGATGGAAAAGGAATTCGTTTGATAAACGAAAGAATCAAGACTATGGATATCGTGAATGGACATGGATTAATCAAGTTGGGGCTAGAGACTGAAGAAGTGATTCACACGGAAGGAACCTTTATTGCCTTTGGAGGGAATGAGGTTAAAACCGATCTAGCGGCTCAATTAGGTGTGGAAAGGCTTGAGAATAAACACATCCTCGTAGATCCTCGTACGAAAATGACGAACATTCAACATATCTGGGCAGCGGGAGATATTGTGGCCCATTCGGAACAAGTAAGCATTGCCATGGGGGAAGGGGCACAAGCTGCTATCTGGATCCATAAATCTCTATTAAAGGAAAAGTAA
- a CDS encoding acyl-CoA thioesterase has product MDPRPIKSSSTVLTSLVLPPDTNHYDNIFGGKVLSYIDEVAAIAAMRHCQSAVVTASIDSVDFLNPVKKGYAIRLEAFVTWTGRSSMEVFVQVSSEDLLTGTKQLTATSFVCMVAINEEGRTVPVPPVYPESEFEKELHHTAPRRQQDRQMRKSKELHKMIELK; this is encoded by the coding sequence TTGGATCCAAGACCTATTAAGAGCAGTAGCACCGTACTTACATCGCTAGTTCTACCTCCTGATACGAATCATTATGACAATATCTTCGGTGGAAAGGTACTTTCTTATATCGATGAGGTTGCGGCTATCGCCGCGATGAGACATTGTCAAAGTGCTGTTGTTACAGCTTCCATTGATTCTGTAGACTTTCTTAACCCCGTAAAGAAAGGGTATGCGATACGCTTAGAAGCTTTTGTCACCTGGACTGGCCGTTCTTCTATGGAAGTTTTCGTACAAGTTTCCTCTGAGGACCTCTTGACAGGTACCAAGCAATTAACAGCTACCTCTTTTGTGTGCATGGTTGCGATTAATGAAGAGGGGAGAACCGTTCCTGTACCTCCTGTATACCCAGAATCAGAATTCGAGAAGGAATTGCATCATACAGCCCCTAGACGTCAGCAAGACCGACAAATGCGCAAAAGTAAGGAACTGCATAAGA
- a CDS encoding C40 family peptidase, with product MKKKIMTKILLASTMVWTSLTGITTASTFGNDLVTEARKYIGYDITKYDTSYLITYVYKQQGLTLPTGLKALSNEGTLINKKDLQVGDVVFFGSSVNNMIAVGFYEGNDRVILSYKPYKKVQYLDLNSTIAKNNYLGAKRIVPEQPKVEAPTPPPPVIPEPTTDSTIRQNIVDAGLKYLGTRYEYGSTRATKDSMDCSEFVMWAYRDGANIDFGRGGASSQLKYVKANGTYTTKMDELKVGDIMFFMSYKGFRSSDYEGIDVSKQSVGHSGIYMGNGKVLHTYSKDSGGVRIDDVAGRHWEWRFIGGGSPLK from the coding sequence ATGAAGAAGAAAATAATGACAAAGATCCTTCTAGCTTCAACGATGGTTTGGACAAGCCTTACAGGAATTACAACCGCTTCAACATTTGGAAATGATCTCGTGACAGAGGCAAGGAAGTACATTGGTTATGATATTACGAAGTATGATACCAGTTACTTAATCACTTATGTTTATAAACAGCAAGGCCTTACACTGCCAACAGGTCTAAAAGCCCTATCAAATGAAGGCACTCTTATTAATAAGAAAGACTTACAAGTAGGTGACGTCGTCTTTTTTGGCAGCAGTGTCAACAACATGATTGCCGTAGGATTTTATGAAGGGAATGATCGAGTCATTCTTTCGTATAAACCTTATAAGAAAGTTCAGTATCTAGACCTTAATTCCACCATTGCCAAGAACAATTATCTAGGAGCGAAAAGAATTGTCCCTGAACAACCTAAAGTCGAGGCACCAACTCCACCTCCTCCTGTTATTCCTGAACCAACAACTGATAGCACCATCCGACAAAATATCGTTGACGCAGGACTCAAGTATTTAGGAACTCGATATGAATACGGTTCCACTCGGGCAACGAAGGACAGTATGGACTGCTCAGAATTTGTAATGTGGGCTTACCGTGACGGTGCGAATATTGATTTTGGCCGTGGTGGAGCCAGTTCACAATTAAAATATGTAAAAGCAAATGGTACATATACAACAAAAATGGACGAGCTTAAAGTGGGAGACATCATGTTTTTTATGTCGTACAAGGGCTTTAGATCGTCTGACTACGAAGGAATAGATGTTTCGAAACAAAGTGTAGGACATTCCGGAATCTATATGGGGAATGGAAAAGTACTCCATACATACTCCAAGGATTCCGGTGGTGTACGAATTGATGATGTAGCCGGACGTCATTGGGAATGGCGCTTTATCGGCGGAGGAAGTCCATTAAAGTAA
- a CDS encoding universal stress protein, with amino-acid sequence MLFTKILVAYDGSQLSDLALQKAIKLAQWDSKIEIHVIHVGTYRMYLKEYKLAGEMKQSITIPVLEGGEEIILKIKQSLKPLANPWRTYLLKGYPGKVIVRHAEQYHCDLILIGNKGASKWKEWLLGSVSWYVVQHSTVPVLVIKNSKK; translated from the coding sequence ATGCTATTTACCAAGATTCTCGTAGCCTACGATGGCTCTCAGCTCTCTGACCTCGCCTTGCAGAAAGCAATAAAGTTAGCTCAATGGGATTCTAAGATCGAGATTCATGTTATTCATGTCGGCACTTACCGTATGTACCTCAAAGAATATAAATTAGCAGGGGAAATGAAACAATCCATCACCATTCCAGTCCTAGAAGGCGGGGAGGAGATTATACTTAAGATAAAGCAGTCCCTCAAACCACTTGCCAATCCTTGGAGAACCTATCTCCTCAAGGGCTACCCCGGAAAGGTCATTGTCCGACATGCCGAACAATACCATTGTGACCTCATTCTGATTGGAAACAAGGGCGCGAGCAAATGGAAAGAATGGTTACTTGGAAGCGTTAGTTGGTATGTTGTACAACATTCTACCGTCCCTGTTTTGGTTATAAAAAATTCTAAGAAGTAA